The following DNA comes from Oceanococcus atlanticus.
CGCCTCAAGACGCAGGCTGACCGGCTGGAACGGCGTCTGCCAATCAACACCACCACCCAGACTGATGCTGGGACGGGTGCGGTCATCATCGCCGATCTCTTCGTAAGCCACCGCCAGACCGGTGATGACATAAGGAGACAGCGAGGAGTTCATGTTGAAGTGGCGCAAGATATCGACACCCAACTGATACAGCTGGTCCTGGCCGGTCTCATCGTCGCGCTCAATTTCATTCCACGCGGCCGAGATCTGCGTGCTCCACCCCTCGTAGGCGTTCAACGGCAAACCCCAGTACAACACCGCACCAGGCTGCTCGGATTCAGCCTCCCGTACCTCTGAGGGCGTCAAATAAGTGCCCATCAGACCCAATTGACTGGATTCCCACCAGCTCGTGCTTTCGGCCTGCGCAGCACCGACAGCCAGCGCCGATACGGCCAGCGCGGCCGCTCCCGTAGTTCTCAACATCCGTGATTCCCCTTGAAGTGAAAAGCGCTCAGCCGGCGTTCCCATACAAACCGATTCAAGCACCCGTAAGTCCGTATTATAGGGATGACCCTGTCTGGATTCATTGCGGCATATGCCAAGCTCACTGGCCCAACCCGATTGCATCACGCAACCGTGATGCAGCGCAGAATCGAATGGCGTTTGCTGTTGGGCTTGAGTGTGCCCATCTGCACCCTGATCGTGATCGCCGCATTGACCGCACTGCATGGCAAAACCCAGCATCTGCTGGAGCGCCATGTCCAGACCCAATTGCTGGACATCGCGCGCACGCTGGACAACAGCACGCAATGGCCGGACGAGCAGGCATTTCGCGCCGAAGTCCAAGATTGGCCGTGGCGCGAAATCTGGATCGAGGACTCACAGGGCGCCCATATCTGGCACCAGACTCGCGCGGCCATCGAGACACGCTGGCCCGAACCGCAGCGACAGACCCTGCCATTGATGGGGGGCAACAATCTGGTCATCGAGCCCCTCACGCTGCCCGCAGCACAGCAGCACGCGCTGCTCAAGCTGGCGCTGATCACACTGTTGGCCGCCTGCCTTGGCTCAGCCATTGTCAGCTGGCTGATTTATCGCTGGGTCAGCCAGCGCTGGGTTGCACTGGCCCGCTGGTCGCTTGAGTTGGATGCCGGGGAACTGGGCAAACCACCGCCTCACACATCCGGACTGAGCGGGCACATCGCCAGCCTGCAGGCCGTTCTGGCCCAGCGCTTGCGCTATGCGCGCGACACCCTGGCTGAATACACGCAGCCGCCGCAACAAGACGACGGCGAGCGCGTGGAACAACTCCATCAGGAACTGGATACCACGCGCGCGCAACTCGCGGAAAGCCGTGACCGCTTGGCCCGTCGCGCCGAATTTTTGTCAGCTATGAGCCACGAGTTGCGCACGCCGCTGACATCCATCGTGGGTTTCGCCGAGCTGCTGGAACAAGGCCATTTGGCGAACGAATCACTGAATTACGTTCAGACCATACGCAAGTCAGCCTCCGGCATGGTGTCGCTGGTCAACGATTTTCTCGACATGGAGCGTGCCGACGCCGGGCAACTGGATATCCATCAGGTTGGCCTTGATCTGGCGGACATCGTCGAAGACACCGTATCGCTGATGGCGCCGCTGGCCTACGAAAAGAATCTCGAGCTGGTCAGCATCGTCGATCACGACATCCCGGCACGCCTGATAGGCGATCCCGGCCGGGTCCAACAAATTCTGACCAATCTGGTATCCAACGCGGTCAAATTCACCGATCACGGAGAGGTTGTGGTTCGCGCAACCCGTGTATCCGACGACAATGGTGCGCTGCGCATTCGTCTCAAGGTTCAAGATTCAGGGCCTGGCCTCAGCCAGGCCCAACAGGATCAGCTGTTCACCGCCTATCAACGCTTTGAACAGGATGGCCAGCACGTCGTCGCTGGCAGCGGTCTGGGTCTTAACATTGTTCGCAAGCTGACCGACCTGCTGGGCGGCGACATCCAGGTCGACAGCCAACCCGGACACGGCGCCAGCTTTTCCGTCACGTTGCCATTTCAACCGCACCCACAAAAATCCATGCGCATGAGTTGGGATGGCTTGCGCGGGACCCAGCTCTGGCTGGTTGAGCGTCATCCAGCCAGTTGGCGAGCTCTGCAGCACCAGCTGGAATTCTGGAGCGTGCGCAGCCGGCAGTTTGATTCGCCCGGCGCGCTGCAACGCGCGCTTGAGAACGATCACGCAGATATCGTTCTGCTCAGCCTGCAAAATGACGAGCTCAACGAGGACATGCTGCGCGACATGATTGCAGCCAGCCCAAGTCCGGTTGGCGTGATGATCAACAGCGTCGATGCGCGCGTACATCGCCAACTGCAAGACTGGGGCGCCGCCCTGGTGCTGCCAAAGTCAGCCACCCGGACCACGCTGTACCGTGCGCTGAGTGATCTGCGCCATTTGCGCGAAGGCGACGACAGCAACGCTCTGACCGATCAACACGTACTGATCGCCGAGAACAACCCGGCCAGCCAGTATTTTCTCAAAGCCTTGCTGGAGAATCTGGGGGCCCGCGTCACCCTGGCCAACAACGGCCGCGAAGCCCTGGAACTGTGGCGAGCACAGCGCCAACCTTACGTTTTGCTCGACCTCAACATGCCGGAACTGGATGGCCAGCAGGCCACCCATGCCATTCGTGATGAAGATCCGGGAGCTGCCGCCGTGATTATCGGGATGTCGGCTTACCTGACGCCCGAACAGGAACGCGAATGGCTCAACGCCGGCCTCAACGATCTGCTGACCAAGCCGTTTGATCAGGCTCAGCTACTGCGCTGCCTGCACCCCTGGCTGCACGCCGAGAAACCGGTGTCACAGCCTGCTAAACGGGGCACCAGTGCGAAGCTGGTGCACGATCCTGAACTGGCCGCGATGATGCAGGACGAGTTGCCCAAGCAGCTCGAGGAGCTGGATGTTGCTTTCATAGAAAGCGAT
Coding sequences within:
- a CDS encoding ATP-binding protein, whose protein sequence is MTLSGFIAAYAKLTGPTRLHHATVMQRRIEWRLLLGLSVPICTLIVIAALTALHGKTQHLLERHVQTQLLDIARTLDNSTQWPDEQAFRAEVQDWPWREIWIEDSQGAHIWHQTRAAIETRWPEPQRQTLPLMGGNNLVIEPLTLPAAQQHALLKLALITLLAACLGSAIVSWLIYRWVSQRWVALARWSLELDAGELGKPPPHTSGLSGHIASLQAVLAQRLRYARDTLAEYTQPPQQDDGERVEQLHQELDTTRAQLAESRDRLARRAEFLSAMSHELRTPLTSIVGFAELLEQGHLANESLNYVQTIRKSASGMVSLVNDFLDMERADAGQLDIHQVGLDLADIVEDTVSLMAPLAYEKNLELVSIVDHDIPARLIGDPGRVQQILTNLVSNAVKFTDHGEVVVRATRVSDDNGALRIRLKVQDSGPGLSQAQQDQLFTAYQRFEQDGQHVVAGSGLGLNIVRKLTDLLGGDIQVDSQPGHGASFSVTLPFQPHPQKSMRMSWDGLRGTQLWLVERHPASWRALQHQLEFWSVRSRQFDSPGALQRALENDHADIVLLSLQNDELNEDMLRDMIAASPSPVGVMINSVDARVHRQLQDWGAALVLPKSATRTTLYRALSDLRHLREGDDSNALTDQHVLIAENNPASQYFLKALLENLGARVTLANNGREALELWRAQRQPYVLLDLNMPELDGQQATHAIRDEDPGAAAVIIGMSAYLTPEQEREWLNAGLNDLLTKPFDQAQLLRCLHPWLHAEKPVSQPAKRGTSAKLVHDPELAAMMQDELPKQLEELDVAFIESDLESARAAAHQLHGTAAFFHLEPLKSHVFLLEKRLNALDTLAEAGALREDMAAVTAAVRNVLDGLRSAP